Below is a window of Carassius auratus strain Wakin chromosome 50, ASM336829v1, whole genome shotgun sequence DNA.
ATACCTCAGTTGTAGTTTATTTTCCATCTGGGGTAACTTAGTTGTGCACTGCTATATTTTGCCCAACGCATAATAGTCTCTAAGGGAAAAGGCAACAAAAATATAGCCAGCTTGAGTTAAATGCATGGGAAAATAGCTTggctagtttatatatatatatatatatatatataaaaaaaaaaaattctagactAATATATTTCAGCATCTGATGACCGTCCCTGTGTTCTCAATGCAGGAGCAAACCTTTGTCATGGTGGTTATGTTCGCGACCATCCTGGGCCCCTCTGGCTGGATCCTGACAAATTTGGAGGAGTACAAGAAACGTCCTGGAGCAGCTGAATAAGAACCGTCTGCCTCTGAGCATTCCTCCTTACGAAGACTATTTAACCTTGTTAAGAATGTTTTAATAAACGATTGTCCTTGAACGCCTCAACTGGTGGCACTGGTCTGTATCGAATAAAATACTTAATCATTTTAAGTTGCATTCTGCATACAACACATGCTCTACAGTTGCTGTTAAATGATCAAAAGTCAACCAAACTGACCTTAAAACTGAAACTAAGATTAgctaaattaaagttaaaatattgcAATAAGCACACTGATTCACACACTAGTTATTGTGTCCATTTTCCAATAAGCAGGAAATATCTTATAGGTAGATTAACAATtctgaggatatatatatatatatatatatatatatatatatatatatatatatatatatatttaatgtttccattattaacaacaacagaaaaaagtacatttataagATTTTGTGTTATGTAACCTTAAATTACagaattaatttaaatgacagaaaattgGTTAATACTGCTGGGCAAGTGTTTCTAACACTCTCTCTTCTatcctttttttcctctttttttccctcttttgtaGTCATAaacaccatgtttttttttctttacaactaCAGCAAATAGGAACACAAATCCATTGTTTTTGATCATCACCACTATAGAAGTTACCCAACTACGATGATTTCCACTTCCGAGGCCCAGAAACATGAAAAGAGTCCATTATTAAAAAGATGACCTTAAAGTTACTGTAGAATGCAGATGAATGATGCAATATTTGAAATGGTtttgtatatagatatatataaagattAATCCAAATGTGCAAAGCTGCAAAAATATCTGCTTAAACCAAGATCAGATATTGTAAATAAAGTCACAAAActtactaactttttttttttttaatacaaggcCGAAGGAAATCATCTCGTCTATTCTCTATTATGattttgcactgttttttttttttatgccattgCTCCATTGTTTCAGTGCAGGATGTGGCCAGTGTAGGAGTGGGAGTAACTGCATTTCAAATTAGATTTTGGAGTTCACTTGAGGTCACACATTCCAAATGTTAAGAAGCAAACTACTGTATTTTCAGGGTTTCACTTTAACAGTGCTGTTCTCAACAGTCAATACAGATCTATAATGAACAGACCTATTGATGACAAAATGAGTGTGATTGTGGTTCAGatgagttgagaaaaaaaaagccttcctAATCCTACTCAAAAtgataaagggatagttcaaccaaaaagtaAGATCTGTTATTATATACTcaaccctcatgttgttacaaacctgtgtgatattcttctgcagaacacaaaagaagatattttaaagaacatttttagcCCACGgcatataattattttgaggGGGAGAACTATACCTTTACATATTGTATTGCGTATAAAAACCGAAAGAATGATTGTGAAAACAAGTTGCTTTAATAACATAATGAAGATACATGTATCACACAAAGAACAGACACTCGGGGAGAATGCAATGCAAGGGAACATTTGGATGGGACAGACAGTGTGAAGGACATTTCTAAGTGAGGATGTCCTGAGCCTGGTGTTCCACCAGCATGGCCATGTTGTTAACATCTCCACACCACAAGTCCAGACGATCCTTCATGCCCTTAATCTGTGGAGATGGGGAAAACACTTTGTGTTGGCCGTAGAAAAagcatatgtatgtgtatataatgtCTCGTTGAGTTGGCGTACCTGCTGCACATCCAGTACTCTGGGCTGAACCCAAGTCATGTGAACTTTCTGTTCCACCTCGTCGATGCTTCCCTTGATCAGTCCAACAGACAGAGCTTTCATCACCAACAGCTCCACCTAAGGGAAAGGATAAGGATAAAACCATCTCACAGACACAGATTAAGTCTGGTCCTGGATTAAAAACACTTCTGATGACTGAAAACACCTCATTATTACTAGCTTTAACCTGAGTCTGGCAATGTGTCTGTTTGAAGAGACCTTAgacagtaacataaaaaaatttaataataaaaaaaaaatgtctttccaGAATACTGTATCTACATATAAATATcgttatatattaaatgtaaaaaaaaaaaaaaacctcattcgcTTGGCCTTTGCacatcaaatttttatttaatgtctttccattaaatatatatatatatatatatatatatatatataatttttatatataacataaaatatatatatatatatatatatatatatatataaaaaaaaatttttcctataatatatataaaattattatatatttttttgtctagAGAGATAAAACAAACCTCATTCTCTTGGATTTTTGCACTATGTGCAATTTCCTGGAACGTCAGCTGTCTGTGATTGGCTGGCCGTGTGAAAGTCATCTATGAAGACAATCAATCATTGTCTGTTTTAGCTTTGTTACTCAATAATGACTCGGTATACAGGTTTGAAGTCAATTAACagcttattacatttttaataaatagcatTTATACCTCCATGACACAGAGTAACTGGATCTTCTGCATGAGTTTTGCCTCATGAGCTGCAAGATCAGGCtttgaggagagaaaaaaaaatcaggttcaCAGCAACAATACTGATGAACTTGATTTTTGAATTTTGAGTAATTTATtactactgataataataattaatttgctcACCTGTTGACCCCATGCTGTCTTCAGGGCTTGGAATTTCTCCACGTTGCCTGCATTAAATGCATAGAGTGTATCTATGAGCCACTGTTTATCTGTGTTCCTCAGTGATTCAAGGACTGGGTGCATCAGCtggaaacatcacaataatgtgGTTTGTGCACACAATCTATCAGGACAAGCAGTTGCCAATGAAGTAGACAGAGCAGAAAAAtgaacttaaaatgtaaaataaaataaaaaaaatgtcaattcaagtttatttgtatagcgctttttacgatacaaatcattgcaaagcaaaattacgtttctacaatattattAGTAGCTTATAAGCGGTGAccgtcagtttatgtgcatatgggaggatttttctgaagaattaAGACGTAGTaaaccagacaatgaacactattaacaacaattattatatgatgcaatcacacttatagcaatatttgttagttctgtacaGGCACTTACCAGTTCTCCAAAGTTGTACACTCCCTCTCCGAGCAGGCCGGCCAGACCTAATGTGAAAGCTCTTTCTTGTTGCTCTGCCTCTGTTGTGAGATAAATGTGCATTAACCTGCTGAATCAccgttttttcatattttcacctGAAATGATGCATGTATGATTTCTGTAGGGTCAACACTAGAGGGTGCTGTTTCCCTAAGTATCTTGTCAAATGTAAACCTCATCCAGCAATCTGAATATTTACCAGGCACGTCTTTTGCTTCCACACATCCCAAGTACCGCAGGGCATCCTTGTAGTACAAAGCGTGGTTCCCAACGATGCGGTAATATTTGCTCGACAGATCGTAAAACCGCCCGTGCACCGATGTCACACCCGGGAGATTGTTCAGCATCTCTTCCACTTCCTCTACtaatttctgcaaaaatattatacaaaagaCTACATCAATAAAAgtggtgtggtcacattagcaaaATATCCACGTATTTCGGAAAATTCCAGATCATGTAGAATCCTATAGGAATGACTGgatttcattcataaaaaaatcacTATGGCGGAATGGAAAATGTGACTGCAACTTAAGAAcagaaaaatatgcaaataaatgacCTTCGTCGCTGGGAGGTCATTGATGTCGAGCTGGAGGCTGCCAATTGTTGTTTTGCAGAGGATGACGGCCTCTTCACTGACCTTGACCTGATTGAGTAAAATAACAAACAGTGATTTCAACGCCGTCAGACACGTTACAAACTCAAACACAGGAGAACAACTCGCTACCTTCTCCTTTGTTTTCTCAAGAAAAGTGATGGCTGTAGTTGGCTCTGTTGAAAAACAAGAGATGGTATTAATATTACAACataaagtagtattttttttattttacactttacattCTTTGTGATGGGAATCACCGAACACTAATGGGAAACACAAAGCTGTACCTGGCATTTGTCTTGCAACATGAAGGATGATTTCTACTAAGGACAATGGGTtgattctgtcaaaaaaaaaaaaaaaaaaaattccattaaatTGCAATTAATAGTTTTCCAGAAGCAGAAGATCATCACAGCTAACGAGTTGTTAATTacgcattttaatgcatttcagaGTTGTCTCTTTTCTGTATGAACGGTCGGAGAAAGTACGAGGAACAAAGTACATTTTGACTCAGTGTTGCCATGTCTTgctaaaagcaacaacaacaataaccgGCTAATAAGAACAAGCCCACTTTAATACAATCCAGATGAACCTAAAATATTGCCAAAAAACGAAATAAGATCAAAAACGCTTAATAAACAATGCTTATAATAAGTGGTCATGCCAACACTTCAGAAGTGTGCTTCTTACAAATGAGTCACTGGTcaaaatattacttattaatcACATATTTAAATGTGGCGGTCACTTCTGAAACCTTACAGTGTTTACATGCTCAATGAACCGAGGCTCTAAAACGACAGactgaactattattattacaagtTTTCAGACACATGAGTGAATCTCATCAGAACTGCATCTTACCTGTGTTCGAAATCACTGAGGAAGTTTTCATACAGCTGTGGAAAGCAAATACAAACTCTTCAAAGGTTTCACAACACATTTCTAAAGAGTGTAAATGCAGCTGAATCCTGATACTGTACCTGAATGAGACCGTCCCCTTTGGAGAAATAGGGGTCCTGCACGAAGACGGTCAACTTAAGAGTCAACTGATGCCACAATCTGTCAAAAGAGAAAgacatatatacatgtaaat
It encodes the following:
- the LOC113066835 gene encoding 26S proteasome non-ATPase regulatory subunit 13-like, giving the protein MKDVIGYLKQQQSKSPTPEMASVWHSMEDLYNRKLWHQLTLKLTVFVQDPYFSKGDGLIQLYENFLSDFEHRINPLSLVEIILHVARQMPEPTTAITFLEKTKEKVKVSEEAVILCKTTIGSLQLDINDLPATKKLVEEVEEMLNNLPGVTSVHGRFYDLSSKYYRIVGNHALYYKDALRYLGCVEAKDVPEAEQQERAFTLGLAGLLGEGVYNFGELLMHPVLESLRNTDKQWLIDTLYAFNAGNVEKFQALKTAWGQQPDLAAHEAKLMQKIQLLCVMEMTFTRPANHRQLTFQEIAHSAKIQENEVELLVMKALSVGLIKGSIDEVEQKVHMTWVQPRVLDVQQIKGMKDRLDLWCGDVNNMAMLVEHQAQDILT
- the LOC113066836 gene encoding cytochrome c oxidase subunit 8B, mitochondrial-like, which produces MSGLNRSFNLLRSVMRHQITPKANISAKPAKHVLSAGEQTFVMVVMFATILGPSGWILTNLEEYKKRPGAAE